The sequence CCCATGGAATTCCTGATCTGAATAATCACTTAGTAAGGACTAGGAAGACGAATGGGATTCAGATGGTGACTCCAAGCTGCCCAGGCACTAGGTGACAGAGACTTCAAAACAAAGCTTTAAAGATGAACAAGCAACAAGAACTTAACTTCCCAGCTGCTCCAAAAAGGCCCACAACTGGCTGCTGACACCACTAATCCCCAGAAGTGGATTAAGTGGATAAAAGCCAGGTGCGAGGTCtgcagaaaagaaatgaaggcaggcaGACAGGGCCCACTGCACTTCTTTCCCcaaattatattcaataaaaacAGTTCTCAGGTACTGCTCTTCCCTATTTTCCTCCTACCTCCCTGGCTGCACTTGGTACGTTTTACAGTTACCTGTCACTCTGTCCAAGCCCTGCTAATTCcccttttttattatttgtggagTCTAGGTATTTTCACCTTTACTTGCtgtaaaaaaaattgaggttgCATATGCCCTTTTAttcagcaattctgctcctaggtatATTCCCTACCTATGTAAACTCTCATATCTATGCACACTGGGACACACACAGGGATGTACATATGGCAGTACTGATTGTGACAGTAAAAAAGGAGGAACCATATAAAACTCATTAACAGAAGAATGTATGAATAACTACGGTCGATTTACAAAACATAATAAATACACCAGTGGTTGTCAAACTTCTTGGTCTTGTGTTCTCTTTACGCTCTTAGAAATTACATTTGTcatatcagaaagacaaatttttaagtttacctgtcattaaaaacaaattaattaattacatgtctacacaatttttattaaagaaactaCACTTCCCAAATGAAACAGTAATTTACTGGATGaaaaatggtattgttttctattttttaaatgtcaaatctgCATTTGCTTATTTATGGTCTCTAGTCACAATTCAGTACATTCTCCCTTTGGACCAACAATAACATTAATAACAGCAGCTGACATTAATAAGCATTTAGTTTATATGATATatccatctcatttaatccttataacagccAATAAAGTaggtgttattattcccattataaAGATAAGGTAAAAGACATAAGGAAgaataagtaacttgccaaaggtcacatcACCAGTAAGTTGCCTAGTAAGGATTCCAATTTAAATTCTCTTACCTATGATGCTATGTTAAACTTGAGTATAGCATTATGCAACTGGGTATTCAAAAATTAACTGATAGTGATGGAGTCAAATTTACATCTAAAACTCAACAAAGGCTAAATCTATATACTACTCATTTATTTCAGTTTAATAGTTTAATGCTTAGTGTTATGTGCTGAGTTGTATCCCCTGAAAATTCATACGATGAAGTCTGTCTCATTCTATTTgggcagccaaaacaaaacactagAGACTGgatggtttataaacaacagaaatttatttctcacagttctagaggctgggaagtttaGCAGGCATATTCGGTGTCTAGATTaaaggccctcttcctggttcatagactgtGTCTTTTCGCTGTCACCTCATGTGGCAGAAAGAGTAAGGgatctctgtggggtctcttttataagagcactaatcctattcacaaaaactccaccctcatgacctaataagCACATTCCAAAAGCCCTACCTCCTCATACCATCACAAGTGGGCATTCGGTTTCAACAAATTGTTTGAGGGTACACAAACATTAGGAGCACTGCAAAGTCCTAactcctagtacctcagaatgtgactgtatttggagatagaatatttataaagaggtaattaaagtaaaatgaggtcattaggatgggccctaatccaatatgactggtgtccttataagaagaggaaatttggacacagacaagtACAGAGAGAAGTCCACATGAAGACGGAGATGACCATCTACTGGccgagagagacctcagaagaaaccaaccctgctgacaccctgacctcagacttctaacctccaaaactgtaataaaataaatttctgtttaagccacGCAGTCTTTGGTgctttggtactttgttatgacaccctagcaaactaatgcagTTAGGAATTTACCAAAGTTTCACTGGTCACTGGTATattgctataatttttaaatgtaacctatactttaaaaaaactaataatattaaattaaattttatgtcaaaattaaaaatatttaatttttaatatatcattttataatgaaatgtcattaacattttaatataattttattataatactgAATAATTCTCTGGAATTTATCGTctatactttttcctttctaaataagATTAAAATCTAGTAAAAGGAGATTTATACTTTATAATATAGTACATGGCAtacaaataaaatcttaaaagtattTAATAGTTATATCTCAAACTTTATTACTTAATGAATCAGTTTCTATATACTGCTTTCAATCACTTTTTATTAACTGCTTCCAAAACCCTCAACAGGTGCAAGAATAGATTGATGATATCCAAGTAGAGGCTGATGGCAGCTAATACATACTCTTCAGGTGACAGCCTATGCATCAAGGAGTGTGTGTCATAGATGATGAATCCACAGAAAAGAAGGGCTCCTACAGCAGCCAAAACCAACTCCATTGTCTCACTGTAAAAAAATAACTATAGGCaagagattaaaataataattttatattaaaaaacagcaTTAAGGATACTTAAGTTACTTGTTCTTAAGTTACATATTCTACATATGTATTTAATAATTCTGTACAACTTTGaatacaaatgttaaaaatagaaaaaggcaaGGCAGGTCCACTACTGTTGTATGAAAGGGTGAATGGATGAACCAATGGATATTCTCCTTTTATTAAATTACCCACCTGACTTTGAACAGTAGCAttccaaatataaataatttaaaatatatttcttattcagAATTACATGTGCCACTTGAAGGTTAGCAATTACAAGTGAGGGCCTCTTTCTATGTAATTtaactcatttgttcattcatcttcCTTTCCATCAATAATATTGGCATAAgaccttgatttttttaaatatcattttaaaatcattctaCATACAAATGTTCCTAGATAATTATAACCAAGTGTCTGACCATAAGATGCTTCTTATAGCTTTTTGAGATTTATACTTCAAGTTACCATCCTAAAACAACTTACCCTCAAGATTCCTGACAAGCACAAAATCCACAAAGTAGCAAATagtctataaaaacaaaatattaataatttagaaTATTGTTCCTAACCAAAAAACTTTGTAAACCCATTCAACATTTTCTGAAGAAATAAATCCATCCTGATATTTGCCATAGAATAATTGAAATGTAAGAATTCTTTACTGTACAATGAATACTGTAGAACACCCAGAAATGGAAAGAACAGCTATCTATTCAACATATGTTTTTATGGTGTACAAAACTAGTTAAgagtatcatttttaaagttttcagttggaacataaatattgatataagCTAAAAATCATTAGCATTTTAATTCttctaaagctataaaacttctagaaaaatctataaatgaacaaatgaaacaaaattgcattttttaaccaaataataacaaattattCTGTGAACATGCATATCCATTAGAGTGATTGGGATTAACAACAGTTTAGACACTGAAGATTATTGAACTTGAAAACAGCAACAGACACtaaccagaggaaaaaaagactagcaaaaaaaagtgaacagagcACCAGTGAACcgtgggacaacatcaagaaggTTAGCAAATATGTAGTTGGAGTCTcaacagagaggagaaagaaggggaacacaaaaatgtttgaagaaataatggccaaaaatattccaaatttgATTAAAACTTCACACTGACAGATCCAAGAAGCAGAAGAAACGTGAGAAAAACACACCAAGGAATATCATAATCAGATTACTGAAAATGTTAATCATATTACtgaaaattatgaagaaaatgtTAAAGGTAGCTAGGGGATAAAAGACATATTATGTAGAGGCACAAAGATAAAAAAGCAGACTTCTTGTCAGAACTACACAAGTCAGTGACATCTTTAGAGTACTGAAAGtaagaaaaaacccaaacctaGAATTCTGCACCAGCAAAACTTACTCtcaaaaacagaagtaaaatgaagattttttttgcacacacacaaaagctgaCACCAACAGACCAgcactataagaaatgttaaaaggaaatCCCTCAGACAGAAAAATATTAGACGGAAATTTGGatctacacaaagaaatggagaacAACAGAAACAGTAAATATGTAGGTGAACATAAAAGGCTTTGTCTATATTTTAAATctcttaaagatttaaaaatgaaagagtaaaaataataataataatgtatcatgaGGTTTATAACATATGTGGAACTAAGTTACGGCAACAATAGCACAAAGGTAGaagagaagcaacctaagtatacTGCACATGAAACGGTGTATTCTTGAAGGCAGACTATGATGATTTAAAGATGTATACTGTAAAACCTAAAGCAACCTCTATTTAAAAGAActacagctgggcttccctgatggcacagtggttgagagtccacctgccgatgcaggggacacgcgttcgtgccccagtccgggaagatcccacatgccgcggagcggctgggcccgagagccatggttgctgagcctacacgtccggagcctgtgctccacaacagtagaggccacaacagtgggaggcccgcgtagcaccaaaaaaaaaaaaaaaaaaagaactacagctAATAactaataaaggaaataaatggaattaaataatccaaaagaaaaagaggagaaaagaaacaaagtaacAAAGAATAGATaagacaaacagaaagaaaacaagtggCAACAGAGTAGACTTAAGTCCAACCATATcaaaaatcacattaaatataaatggtctaaacagGCCAATTAATAGCAGAGATGATCAGATTGGACAAAAAGTAAGATCCAACCATATGCTACCTGCGAGAAAACGATTTTAACTCTAAAGACACAAATAAGCTAAAtctaaaagatggaaaaagatataccatgctaacacaaTCAATAGAAAGCTGGGGTGGCTATCTTAACAAAGTAGATTTTAGGGCAAGAATATTACTAGAGATAACCCCTTCATGATGATAACGGGATCAAGAGGACATACAATCCTGAATATTTATGCATATAAAAACAGAGCTTCAAATAACATGAAGCAAAACTTACAGAACTAGTAGGAGAAACAAACCAAGCCATATTttagttggagatttcaacaaCACTTTCACATTAACTGATAGAATAAGGAGGCAGAAAATTAGTAAGCctgcagaagacttgaataatgCTATCAAgcaacttgacctaattgacatttattaaacactcatCTAACAACAGCAAAATATACATTCTCCTCTAGTACACAaagaacatttaccaagatatCATAAAATGAATCTCAATAAATGccaaaagactgaaatcatataaaatatgttctttaacaacagaattaaatcagaaattaaatataCATAGTATTATAATCCACTTTGGTGAATCAAGGGCATAGTGAGATTCCAGCTCTCAGTTTACTTGCTGGAATGGCCACAGAATTTCTTGGATACATCTGGTATACTTAAGTTAGACTGATATATCTTGCCACCTCACCGTATAGATCCTTCAGGATTGAAAAGGACTCAGGACCTGCTTTTTCATACTTAAACCCTAGGGAAACTCCAAAGCTTCTACACCAAGGAGTATGGGGAAGGTGGTATTAAGAACTGTTAAGCAACTGAAATTTTACCTACTTGTAAGCTAGTAAGTTAGTCTGGCAGAATTTCATGCATGTTAAGTAGAAGACATGCGACTCTTAGGTCTGAGATGAAGAGTGGTTTATAACAATAGCAGTAGCTGAAGAACAGGCATAGGAGACAGGTGTTGTGGgagtaaagaaatgaaagaaatagaggacagaaggtgaagaaagaaaatgagacacTGATATTTAAGATTTCAGCAATGGAACAACCCCTAGTGATGACAATCACTACAATGTGATGTCTACGATGTGGACATGGCAGGAAGATGAAAGCTGCCAAAGCAGAAGAGGTCCAGAGATATCAAGAAGCTAAGGTGATGGATGGGCCTAAAATGCAGTTTGATGCTAACGTCTTTAAAGCATAAGGGAGGCTTGACCAAAAAGGGAATGAGTAACAGTAATGAGCAAGAGTATGAAGCATATAGCCAGACAGCATAAACCTTAAAGCAATGAATGTCCAACATGCTGAGGAATAATGAAAGGAGCATTAGGAGACCGAAGCAGTTTTCAATACTAACTCCCCATCCCAAACAACATAGGGTGGGGGGGAATGAGCAGCTAGAGAACAGTGTTCTCAGGGAGGAATCGAGTTTCAGCTGagataaggaagaagaaagaatttaTTCTGAAGAGGCTAAAATATAAGGAAGATATATAAGGAGTTCTAGAGACTATACTAGAGTGGATGGGAGGAAGGGGTGCTTATGGAGATTGGGATGGGaagaagaagcagagagagaaactaCATATACATCATaaatcatatataacatacaaatatattttaaaaattccccccAACATACATAtaagacaggaaaggaaaaaatgttgCCTCTCCCTAAATCAAACTCCATTCTAATACAACTATAAGCATCCTGCACAATTGTCAGTGTTGGCTGACCAACTATATTTTATCCCCATAGAGACGTCTGGTAATGTGGATTaccagaaaaaaagggggaagaaagaaaattttgtaaAACTAGACCACTTGTAATTTTTAGTGTTGTAActggaaaaagaacagaaaatgtttGAGTGATTATGTGTCAACAGAAGGCCACTGTGAACTTAGGAAAGAGTCTATGCATTTTTACCAAGGTGAGGGCAATACAGTACCATTATCCTAGTATAAAAAGGATCATTCCCTATATTAATTAGTTTGAAGAATGATACAGGTTAATTTAGATGGAtcaaaaagattttaaagttcATGCAGACTTCTAGGTCACAATTACCTTGCTTTTGCCACAAAGATGTAGATGGTAACATTTATGCTAAGACAAAGATCTAAATAATTTAGGTAAATTTCATACCACTTATAAAGCATGCAAGCCTAGCCTCTCTAGAAGGCTTAAATTTTTTCGCATTTACTTCCCTTTCAATACGGGGAAAGCAAAAGACTCAAAGCCACCTTCCATCTCCTAGCATGCTCTGGGAGAGTAGGGCCTGGCCCTAGTACTCAAAGGGATGACCTCTCATTACCCTCCATTTTTAAAGTATCCAAAGCTAACAGTATAGAACTTCTCTCAAAACTAGGTAATACTAAATATACTTATCTATCATAACCATGATATATATAACTTACCCTGCTCCAAATTTGCTGAAATCTCTCTTAGATTGTAGGGTACATACAGTCAAACCAAGAAATACTGCAGTAGTCAGTATAAAAGCTTGCAGAACAATATACACGTCATAGAAAGTAACtgtaaaattacaaaacactgatttaaaatacatataaacatactCAATATAAAAGGTTTtttctagtgggaagcagccacatagcacagggagatcagctcggtgctttgtgaccacccagaggggtgggatggggagggtgggagggagacgcaagagggaggagatatagggatatatgtatagctgattcactttgctataaagcagaaactaacacaccactgtaaagcaattataccccaataaagatgttaaaaaaaaaagtattggcttctttgtacacttgaaactcataaagtattataaatcaactatatttcaatttttttaaaaaaagaaatattagcgTATGGGAGGATgtaaaaacaaagttttttttttctgtcatataACAGAAATGCCTTATTTTGTCCTGTACTACTTGCTAATAAAAACAATTATGGAAAGATTCCTTATTCAGTCTTCAATACAGGTACAGTAAAACCACACCCACAGTGCAATAAACAggctccaaaatatacaacataaGGGGTCATGTTATTATGAAGTTAAAGAAATGACTAGAGAGATATTACACAGCTACTTGGTTTAGGAGTTTGGGGGATATGGTGAAATGATTCTCACCCATTTCTGTCCCCACGGCAGTTTATCACCATAGTTGATAGTGGTGACTGTCAACTCTGGCTTAAGTATCAATAGGATATTCTATAACAACGtaattgggaaaaaaatttgaaaacgaatagatacatgtatatgtataactgaatcactctgttgtacacctgaaactaacacaacattgttaatcaactatactccaatataaaataaaaagttaaaaaaaatatatatatatatatcagtaggGATGGTTCTGGGTCCTGTGGCTGGCTGGGAATTCCTAGGCAAGAAAAATATTGGGGCTGTCTGGGGCTGTCTGCCGTTTACCAACACCACAGGGAACAGAAACCAACCACTAATTGCTTTATATCCAAATCTGCATTATCTTGGAGTACATTATTGGGGGTTTACTGAATATACATCAAATTCCCTTCTGAAGTTTTAGAATGAACATCTGGATTGACTATGGCTATTGTAATACAactgtttaacattttaacagAATACTAAATTATAACCTCTTTAAAGGAAATTAAGTACTTTGAACCCAAAAccatttaagtaatttttaatttgagGGGGATTAATTATTCAGTTCTTTCTATTCCTAAATGCTAACTAATTGGACTTTCTCTACTTATGCCATTACAGGGTTAGGAAGATGAACAAAGAAAAGGTAAACCATGAAATCACTTTTGCTTCTCATTAGAAATTTCAGTGTAAGATTAGGTGGATTCCAATAACCCTGAAATAAATCTCTCCTACATCCCTTACAAATGGTGGGAGCCAGAGATGACAGAGATGGACTtgataataagtaaatattaataatacttcCTTTCTATGCTGAGAAATTTCAATCCTATTTTTttagttgttattatttatttatattctgattcttttataaaaggaagagatgaaTTACCAAAAAATAGACTCAATAAAACTggcataaaaaagttaaaaacagtaaTGACAAAATAGGAAGAGATAAATATATTAACAATAAGGATCAACAATTTGCTGTTATTGAGAGTAACAGTCAATTCTGATCTTTTCAGTATGCCAGATTAATCATTCTGAGTTAATC is a genomic window of Kogia breviceps isolate mKogBre1 chromosome 12, mKogBre1 haplotype 1, whole genome shotgun sequence containing:
- the TMBIM4 gene encoding protein lifeguard 4, whose translation is MADTDPRYPCSSIEDDFNYGSCVASANVHIRMAFLRKVYSILSLQVLLTTATSTFFLYFDSIRTFVHESPALILVCALGSLGLILALTLNRHKHPLNLYLLFGFTLLEALTVAFVVTFYDVYIVLQAFILTTAVFLGLTVCTLQSKRDFSKFGAGLFATLWILCLSGILRLFFYSETMELVLAAVGALLFCGFIIYDTHSLMHRLSPEEYVLAAISLYLDIINLFLHLLRVLEAVNKK